Proteins co-encoded in one Gossypium arboreum isolate Shixiya-1 chromosome 11, ASM2569848v2, whole genome shotgun sequence genomic window:
- the LOC108472788 gene encoding non-specific phospholipase C4-like — translation MYVYISQPIPNQQRTSKNRTMVSQGSNSASSYPIKTIVILVQENRSFDHMLGWFKSLNPEIDGVTGSESNPISTSDPNSPMVFFKDNSEYVDPDPAHSIQAIYEQVFGQPWSSDLPNPPHEPTMNGFAQNAERTEKGMAEAVMKGFKPDAVPVYKELASKFGICDRWFASVPSSTQPNRMFVHSATSYGQTSNDAIKLIKGFPQKTIFESLDESGFSFGIYYQYPPSTLFFRNLRQMKYLKNFHQFDLHFKKHCEEGKLPNYVVVEQRYFDLLSVPANDDHPSHDVSEGQKFVKEVYEALRSSPQWREMLLVITYDEHGGFYDHVPTPTTGVPSPDDIVGPEPYHFRFDRLGVRVPTFFVSPWIEPGTVIHRPSGPYPTSEFEHSSIPATVKKIFNLKEFLTKRDAWAATFEGVINRKNPRVDCPVTFPEPVNMRPTEAKETVKLSDFQKELVQMAAVLNGDHKSGMYPHKLVEKMTVAEAAKYVNGAFDKFCDECQRGGIHESEMVELGKQVERPKGRSFIDKFFKCLVCHD, via the exons atgtatgtatatatatctcAACCCATTCCAAACCAGCAAAGAACATCCAAAAACAGAACAATGGTTTCCCAAGGCAGCAATAGTGCGTCTTCGTATCCTATCAAAACCATAGTGATATTGGTCCAAGAAAACCGCTCATTCGATCACATGCTAGGCTGGTTCAAGTCCCTAAACCCTGAAATCGATGGCGTAACCGGATCCGAATCCAACCCCATTTCCACATCCGACCCGAACTCACCCATGGTCTTCTTCAAAGACAATTCCGAGTACGTAGACCCTGACCCTGCTCACTCCATCCAAGCCATTTACGAGCAAGTATTCGGCCAGCCTTGGAGCTCTGACCTCCCTAACCCACCTCATGAACCCACAATGAATGGGTTCGCTCAAAACGCTGAGAGGACCGAAAAGGGAATGGCAGAGGCAGTGATGAAAGGGTTTAAACCTGATGCGGTGCCTGTTTACAAAGAGCTGGCGTCCAAGTTCGGAATATGTGACCGGTGGTTCGCGTCGGTGCCATCTTCAACGCAACCGAACCGGATGTTTGTGCATTCAGCTACATCGTATGGACAGACGAGCAATGACGCAATAAAGCTGATCAAAGGGTTTCCTCAAAAGACAATATTCGAGTCATTGGATGAAAGTGGTTTTAGTTTTGGGATATATTATCAATACCCTCCCTCCACCTTGTTCTTCAG GAACCTTAGACAAATGAAGTACTTAAAAAACTTTCATCAATTTGATCTGCACTTCAAGAAACATTGTGAAGAAGGGAAGCTTCCAAATTACGTGGTCGTCGAACAACGATACTTTGACCTCTTGTCGGTGCCTGCGAACGACGATCATCCGTCCCATGATGTCTCAGaaggacaaaaatttgttaaggaAGTATACGAGGCACTACGAAGTAGCCCCCAGTGGAGAGAAATGTTGTTGGTAATCACATATGATGAACATGGTGGATTTTATGACCATGTTCCAACACCTACAACTGGGGTCCCTAGCCCTGATGATATTGTTGGTCCTGAGCCTTATCATTTCAGGTTTGATAGGCTTGGTGTTAGGGTTCCTACATTTTTTGTTTCTCCATGGATTGAACCTGGAACAG TGATACATAGGCCTTCAGGCCCATATCCTACTTCAGAATTTGAGCATTCATCAATTCCTGCAACTGTCAAAAAGATTTTCAACCTGAAAGAGTTCCTAACAAAGCGTGATGCTTGGGCTGCTACTTTTGAAGGTGTTATAAACAGGAAGAACCCAAGAGTAGATTGTCCTG TTACATTTCCCGAACCGGTGAACATGAGACCTACTGAAGCAAAAGAGACGGTAAAATTAAGTGATTTCCAAAAAGAATTAGTACAAATGGCAGCAGTGTTGAATGGAGACCATAAAAGTGGCATGTATCCACACAAACTTGTGGAGAAGATGACAGTTGCAGAGGCTGCCAAGTATGTGAATGGTGCTTTCGATAAGTTCTGTGATGAATGCCAAAGGGGAGGGATCCATGAATCTGAGATGGTTGAATTAGGAAAACAAGTTGAAAGGCCAAAAGGCAGATCTTTTATTGACAAGTTTTTTAAATGTCTTGTCTGCCATGATTGA